The Cohaesibacter gelatinilyticus genome contains the following window.
CAAATGCCCTTCCTGCCGCAGGGCCGAACGCTCCAGCAGACGCATTTGCGCTTCGGCTTTCTCGGCTGGCTCCAAAAGCTCCACGCCCGCAAGGGTCAGCTCATAACCATCATGATGGTGACGAAAGAGATTGGATTGCAGATCGGCTTCCAGCACCACGATCCGCCGCGACACGGTGGATGTGCTCACCCCCAGCTTGCGCGCGCTCTCGCTAAGGGATTTGGCCCGCGCCACCGCCAGAAAAAACTTCAGATCATTCCAGTTCATCCGTATTACCTTCGCACCCATCTTTCCAAAAATGGAAAGATATTTGCAAAAACAGGACTGGTATCACGCCTATTTTCACCCAATGATATCGCCAATCATAGGAGAGTTTCAGCGTGACACAAGCAACTTCAGCCTTTCGCTTTTCAGAATATGGCGATGCATCCGTTCTAAATATGGAAAGCCTTGAGCTGGTAACACCGGCAGCAGGCGAAATCCAGATCGAGCAGGACGCCATTGGTGTCAATTTCATCGACATCTATCACCGCAAGGGTGTCTTTGCCGCCCAACTGCCTTTGCCTGCTGGCCTTGGCATGGAAGGCGTCGGCACCATCACCGCGCTGGGCGAGGATGTCAGCGGCCTTGCCATTGGCGACCGGGTTGCCTATGTGGGTGGCCCGCCAAATGCCTATAGCCAGCATCGCAATCTGCCTGCGGCACGCGCCTTGAAAGTGCCTTCAGATCTCAGCTCCGAGATGGTGGCAGCGCTGATCTTCAAAGGCCTGACCGTGGAATATCTCACCCATCGCTGCTGCAACCTTGGCGAGGGCGATGTGGTGCTCTGGCATGCCGCCGCCGGTGGCGTTGGCACCATTGCCAGCCAATGGCTGGCCAGCAAGGGCGTAAGCGTCATCGGCACTGTCAGCTCTGCGATCAAGGCGGACATGGCCAAGGCCAATGGCTGCACCCATGTCATCAATTACAAGGAAGAG
Protein-coding sequences here:
- a CDS encoding quinone oxidoreductase family protein — encoded protein: MTQATSAFRFSEYGDASVLNMESLELVTPAAGEIQIEQDAIGVNFIDIYHRKGVFAAQLPLPAGLGMEGVGTITALGEDVSGLAIGDRVAYVGGPPNAYSQHRNLPAARALKVPSDLSSEMVAALIFKGLTVEYLTHRCCNLGEGDVVLWHAAAGGVGTIASQWLASKGVSVIGTVSSAIKADMAKANGCTHVINYKEEDFEERVKEITNGKGVDVVYDSVGADTFTKSMNCLRPRGTLVSFGEASGLVDALPVSMLGAKGSLYITRPSIAHYTADRGEYEQAAENLFAAIRSGAVKSPEITTYPLVDAARAHTDMEERRTTGSIILQP